A genomic window from Rhodothermia bacterium includes:
- a CDS encoding FHA domain-containing protein has translation MLSPDKRAILAEALHCFIASLRPYIVEKLSSVPNSTWIRQYRSALPEPQRSLFDAEAEKAELPEELIDFGHLKSISQQHRPLFREDAGPKAANFPVWFEEINDVRTLWAHHRPIELDDADHAFRCMIRIAHLLHLDAHESLIQLRSGLAASASPTNEVAQRPTVEMILEILTAALEQHTEKISSEIMVVPDHFVVELHPNAFTALTPLFERIREEANKRLDDAASNLAKPSGLKSRILGFLGRANRPAVEKSLTWRIEFDEAEDAETQDFLSVEARFSQTMAHQTATHLTRRFTVRLPDGLTSAKVFSRPDALPPTIRKAPDDSPFARLISQNNEVYVMQKPEICIGRLDEEEPLRSEVDFRLKTGASVSRLHCKIRYQEGYFYICDLSKFGTTLEGRPLPKSQTEDLQWDVLPQKARLALGGDTVLRFEALR, from the coding sequence ATGTTATCGCCCGATAAACGCGCAATTCTCGCCGAGGCACTCCACTGCTTTATCGCCTCCCTTCGGCCATATATCGTCGAAAAGCTATCCTCCGTGCCCAATTCCACTTGGATTCGGCAGTACCGATCGGCACTTCCAGAACCACAACGGTCTCTTTTTGATGCGGAGGCGGAAAAGGCGGAATTGCCTGAAGAATTGATTGATTTTGGCCATTTAAAGAGTATTAGCCAACAGCATCGCCCCTTATTTCGTGAAGATGCCGGCCCCAAAGCGGCTAATTTTCCGGTTTGGTTCGAGGAAATTAACGATGTCCGGACGCTTTGGGCACACCATAGGCCCATAGAATTGGACGATGCCGACCATGCCTTCCGGTGTATGATCCGAATTGCCCACCTACTACACCTCGATGCCCACGAAAGCCTGATTCAGCTTCGGAGCGGTTTAGCCGCTTCTGCATCTCCCACAAACGAGGTTGCTCAACGTCCAACCGTCGAGATGATCTTAGAAATCTTAACGGCGGCATTGGAACAACATACCGAAAAAATCTCGTCCGAAATAATGGTGGTTCCCGATCATTTTGTGGTGGAACTGCACCCCAATGCCTTTACCGCACTAACGCCACTCTTTGAACGGATTCGTGAGGAGGCAAACAAAAGGCTGGATGATGCCGCATCGAATTTGGCAAAACCGAGTGGTCTAAAGTCGCGCATTTTGGGCTTTTTAGGGCGGGCAAATCGTCCGGCTGTCGAAAAAAGCTTAACTTGGCGGATTGAATTTGACGAGGCGGAAGATGCCGAAACCCAAGACTTTCTTTCGGTTGAGGCACGTTTTAGCCAGACCATGGCACATCAAACCGCAACCCACTTAACACGTCGGTTTACCGTTCGGTTACCCGATGGCCTGACCTCCGCAAAAGTCTTTAGCCGTCCCGATGCCTTGCCTCCAACCATCAGAAAGGCACCAGACGATTCCCCCTTTGCACGCCTAATTTCCCAAAACAACGAGGTATATGTGATGCAAAAGCCGGAAATTTGCATTGGCCGCTTGGACGAGGAGGAACCCCTTCGAAGTGAAGTGGATTTTCGGTTAAAAACAGGTGCCTCGGTTTCTCGATTGCACTGCAAAATTCGCTACCAAGAAGGGTATTTTTATATTTGTGACCTGAGTAAATTTGGCACAACACTCGAAGGCAGGCCCTTGCCGAAGTCCCAAACCGAGGATCTTCAGTGGGATGTTTTGCCGCAAAAAGCCCGTTTAGCCCTTGGAGGCGATACGGTCTTGCGCTTCGAGGCGCTCCGTTAG